The DNA window caccatctcgCTCACACTTGTCGCCtcggaggaagagagtgagctAGCTTTAAATTCTCTCATTGGAACTGCCAGGTggttctgtgagagagagagagagagagagagagagagagagagagagagagagagagagagagagagattagtataACCAGTATTtatacaatattattattattattattattattattattattactactactactactactactactactactactactactactgctgttaagATTGTAATactaaaagaaagacgaaaaaatagtagtagtagtagtagtagtagtagtagtagtaatagtagtagtagtagtagtagtagtagtagtagcagcagtagtagtagcagtagtagtaatagtaatagtagtagtagttcgtcTTACCTTTCCATCATAGTTGACCATTAGTtgcagttgtagttgttgttgttgttgttgttgttgttgttgttgttgttgttgttgttgttgttgttgttctgaatAGTTACTAATACTGACCTTCTCTGTGGTGTGGgcgtgcgtgtgtctgtctgtctgtttgcacCGTATTAGCTCCAGCCAGGCAGACCggaactgtagtagtagtagtagtagtagtagtagtagtagtagtagtagtagtggtggtggtggtggtagtggtggtggtggtggtggtggtggtggtggtggtggtggtggtggtggtggtggtggtggtggtggtggtagtagtagtagtagtagtagtagtagtagtagtggtagtgtggtggtggtggtggtggtggtggtggtggtggaggaagaagaagaagaagaagaagaagaagaagagagagagagagagagagagagagagagagagagagagagagagagagagagagagagagagagagaattattaccatcatcatcatcatcaatataaaTAGAGAGTTAGGAATCTATCttaacaacctaacctaacctaacctagcctaacctaacctaacctaacctaacctaacctaacctaacctaactctaacattagagaggtggactaaaggattgagaggacctaggtggacagaatagtggtgaaggattgagaggactggtgaactcttgcattagagaggtggacagaatagtggtgaaggattgagaggactggtggaactcttgcattagagaggtggacagaatagtggtgaaggattgagaggactggtgaactcttgcattagagaggtggacagaatagtggtgaaggattgagaggactggtgaactcttgcattagagaggtggacagaatagtggtgaaggattgagaggactggtgaactcttgcattagagaggtggacagaatagtggtgaaggattgagagggtTACTTGctctcttgcattagagaggtggacagaatagtggtgaaggattgagaggactggtgaactcttgcattagaaggtggacagaatagtggtgaaggattgagagtactggtcaactcttgcattagagaggtggacagaatagtggtgaaggattgagagtactggtcaactcttgcattagagaggtggacagaatagtggtgaaggattgagagtactggttaactcttgcattagagaggtggacagaatagtggtgaaggattgagaggactggttaactcttgcattagagaggtggacagaatagtggtgaaggattgagagtactggttaactcttgcattagagaggtggacagaatagtggtgaaggattgagaggactggttagtggtgaaggattgagaggactggttaactcttgcattagagaggtggacagaatagtggtgaaggattgagaggactggttaactcttgcattagagaggtggacagaatagtggtgaaggattgagaggactggttaactcttgcattagagaggtggacagaatagtggtgaaggattgagagtactggttaactcttgcattagagaggtcttgaaggattgagagtactggttactGGTGGACAgaataactcttgcattagagaggtggacagaatagtggtgaaggattgagagcaTTACTGGtttgaactcttgcattagagaggtggacagaatagtggtgaaggattgagagtactggttaactcttgcattagagaggtggacagaatagtggtgaaggattgagagtactggttaactcttgcattagaggtggacagaatagtggtgaaggattgagagtactggttaactcttgcattagagaggtggacagaatagtggtgaaggattgagagtactggttaactcttgcattagagaggtggacagaatagtggtgaaggattgagagtactggtgaactcttgcattagagaggtggacagaatagtggtgaaggattgagaggactggttaactcttgcattagagaggtggacagaatagtggtgaaggattgagaggactggtgaactcttgcattagagaggtggacagaatagtgaagGATTGATAGTACTGgctaactcctgcattagaaagatggacagaatagtggtgaaggattgagagtactggttaactcttgcattgagaggtggacagaatccTAGTCGTCTTTGCAAGGTCGTAcaagtggataggacaagaagctCAGGCAAGGTCACTCATGAATAAAAACAGAGCGGGTGGCAGAACAGACCCCTGAGGAACGCCACCTACCTGCGTGTTTAGCCCCACGTAAATTACAGGGTTGTAGATACACGATGTCTTAGCGAAGATGGCTGGAAAGACGGCAACCACGGGCccaacagtaccaccaccaccactgccactgtttgctactaccaccagcgCCATGACTGCGTAAGGGACCCAAGCGATTAGGAACGCAACGACCATTACTAACACCATTACTGCTACGCGTTTCTCCGCtcttgcagtagtggtggtggttgtcgttgtggtagtagtgtgcTGGAaggaatagtagcagtagtagtagtagtagtagtaatagtagtagtagtagtagtagtctttctctctctcaattctaaACATTTTTTCGCTCTAATCTGTaacctaccctctctctctctctctctctctctctctctctctcttacttgtctCAGTCTTATAAGTATTTGTAAGTAAGACAACGCCATTATAAGTAGCGGGGCGCCCAGACCGAACGTAAACAAGAAGATTATATAAGTAGCGTTAAGTGACTTTTTGGCCTCCCAGTCCACGGAGcagctgtaatagtagta is part of the Portunus trituberculatus isolate SZX2019 chromosome 2, ASM1759143v1, whole genome shotgun sequence genome and encodes:
- the LOC123507047 gene encoding parapinopsin-like, with the translated sequence MFGFVNNMAVFCVIGRNRNLRTPLNYLLVNLGVSDMGISVVGAPVSMCAALMGGWQFSDGICVTYAFLMSLFGITSITTLTVLSLERWLIITRPLQAQKFDKARATWTVLGIWLFSLLLTAPPLVGWGHYGIEGPGISCSVDWEAKKSLNATYIIFLFTFGLGAPLLIMALSYLQILIRLRQHTTTTTTTTTTTARAEKRVAVMVLVMVVAFLIAWVPYAVMALVVVANSGSGGGGTVGPVVAVFPAIFAKTSCIYNPVIYVGLNTQFRSAWLELIRCKQTDRHTHAHTTEKVSISNYSEQQQQQQQQQQQQQQQQQQQLQLQLMVNYDGKNHLAVPMREFKASSLSSSEATSVSEMVRERERERERERERERERGCMMWDVPGCTTVPNYLLCGYDLCITFANLVCKYFNDVLVVLKLKPFVCVVEPAFSLEA